In one Streptomyces venezuelae genomic region, the following are encoded:
- a CDS encoding phospholipase: MNRGARTRSTARAATFAAASGALVMGLAAPQAAAASGPTDKRPVWAIAHRVLTVDGVDKALDHGANAVEIDATAWKKGWWADHDGLPTSSGDTMSDMFDRIAEQRRAGKNIGFVWLDLKNPDYCDSGDTKWRHCSVAALRDLARTKLESAGVRVLYGFYGTAGGSGWKDVSRDLTDLEGVDISGDHEDVRRQYDESGGAIAHNQRVMDKGLFNLNLPTVLGNVSKQVRLGSQARDRGELARVFGWTTAAHDGDATNRLLDESGGNADGLIYGHRASCYPDGVSGTGGCGKDESDAKQALAHIKEFVRAHGDTRRMATADDVPFGS, from the coding sequence GTGAATCGTGGAGCCCGTACCCGCTCGACCGCCCGGGCGGCGACGTTCGCCGCCGCGAGCGGCGCCTTGGTCATGGGTCTGGCCGCCCCGCAGGCCGCCGCCGCCTCCGGCCCGACGGACAAGCGGCCGGTCTGGGCGATCGCGCACCGGGTGCTGACCGTCGACGGCGTCGACAAGGCACTCGACCACGGGGCCAACGCGGTGGAGATCGACGCCACCGCCTGGAAGAAGGGCTGGTGGGCGGATCACGACGGGCTCCCCACGAGCTCCGGCGACACCATGTCGGACATGTTCGACCGGATCGCGGAGCAGCGCCGCGCGGGCAAGAACATCGGGTTCGTCTGGCTGGACCTGAAGAACCCGGACTACTGCGACAGCGGCGACACCAAGTGGCGGCACTGCTCGGTCGCCGCCCTGCGCGACCTGGCCCGTACCAAGTTGGAGAGCGCCGGCGTGCGGGTCCTGTACGGCTTCTACGGCACCGCGGGCGGGTCCGGCTGGAAGGACGTCAGCCGCGACCTCACCGACCTGGAGGGCGTGGACATCAGCGGCGACCACGAGGACGTCCGGCGGCAGTACGACGAGTCCGGCGGGGCCATCGCCCACAATCAACGGGTCATGGACAAGGGCCTGTTCAACCTCAACCTGCCGACCGTCCTCGGGAACGTGAGCAAGCAGGTCCGCCTCGGCTCACAGGCGCGGGACCGCGGCGAACTGGCCCGTGTCTTCGGCTGGACGACGGCGGCCCATGACGGCGACGCCACCAACCGCCTCCTGGACGAGTCCGGCGGCAACGCCGACGGTCTGATCTACGGCCACCGGGCCTCCTGCTACCCCGACGGCGTCTCCGGCACCGGCGGCTGCGGCAAGGACGAGTCGGACGCGAAGCAAGCCCTCGCCCACATCAAGGAGTTCGTCCGGGCCCACGGCGACACCCGCCGCATGGCCACCGCGGACGACGTCCCCTTCGGCAGCTGA
- a CDS encoding SDR family NAD(P)-dependent oxidoreductase, with amino-acid sequence MPTFLHDKEPAGLSACVTGGSRGLGLLIADQLAARGCAVTLAARDREELEQARSKLLRRHPRADVDVVVCDVRDQDEVRSLMRGTYARRGGLDVVIADAGVIQVAPVESIGAEEFRSAMDTMFEGTLHTALEALPYLRKSPHGGRLGIISSVGGLLGVPHLLPYACAKAAAGVLAEGLHAEAAADGVSVTAVYPGLMRTGSHLHAQFGGDRTAEYTWFSALAGAPLVSMNAQRAAARITRAVLRRRVRLVLTPMARAADLAHGVAPGLTTRVGSLAARALPDGTGRREPLAEGKDTPPPAHPVAARVRAWGSAMNDKVTRSYNQRHR; translated from the coding sequence ATGCCCACCTTCCTCCACGATAAGGAGCCGGCCGGACTCTCGGCGTGCGTCACGGGCGGCTCACGCGGCCTGGGCCTGCTGATCGCCGACCAGCTCGCCGCGCGCGGCTGCGCCGTCACCCTCGCGGCCCGCGACCGCGAGGAACTGGAACAGGCCCGGAGCAAGCTGCTGCGACGTCATCCACGGGCCGACGTCGACGTCGTGGTCTGCGACGTCAGGGACCAGGACGAGGTGCGGTCCCTGATGCGCGGCACGTACGCGCGGCGCGGCGGTCTCGACGTCGTCATCGCCGACGCGGGCGTCATCCAGGTCGCCCCGGTGGAGTCGATCGGCGCCGAGGAGTTCCGGAGCGCCATGGACACCATGTTCGAGGGGACCCTGCACACGGCCCTGGAAGCCCTCCCGTACCTGCGGAAGAGCCCCCACGGCGGGCGGCTCGGCATCATCTCGTCCGTGGGCGGCCTGCTGGGAGTGCCGCACCTGCTGCCCTACGCCTGCGCCAAGGCGGCGGCGGGCGTGCTCGCCGAGGGGCTGCACGCCGAGGCGGCGGCGGACGGCGTGAGCGTGACGGCGGTCTACCCCGGCCTCATGCGGACGGGCTCCCACCTGCACGCGCAGTTCGGCGGCGACCGAACGGCCGAGTACACCTGGTTCTCCGCGCTCGCCGGTGCGCCGCTCGTCTCCATGAACGCGCAGCGCGCGGCCGCCCGGATCACCCGTGCCGTGCTGCGACGGCGGGTCAGGCTCGTGCTGACTCCCATGGCACGGGCCGCGGACCTCGCCCACGGCGTGGCGCCCGGCCTCACCACGCGCGTCGGTTCGCTGGCCGCCAGGGCGTTGCCCGACGGCACCGGCAGGCGCGAACCGCTGGCCGAGGGCAAGGACACCCCGCCGCCGGCCCACCCCGTCGCGGCCCGGGTGCGGGCCTGGGGCAGCGCCATGAACGACAAGGTGACCCGCTCCTACAACCAGCGTCACCGCTGA
- a CDS encoding flavodoxin family protein, translating into MRALSLVCTLNSSPTPSSSQLLSDQVMRELEKLDVTTETVRVADHNVLTGMGIDLGDGDDWPALREKVLQADILLIATPIWLGHPSSVCQLVLERLNMESSETDDQGRPLVFGKVAAVAVVGNEDGAHKVSADVFQGLNDIGFSLAPNAVTYWVGEAQHGTDYKDLDETPEEVADTTHSLAVNAVHLAKLLNDSPYPAG; encoded by the coding sequence ATGCGCGCCCTGTCGTTGGTCTGCACCCTGAACTCGTCCCCCACGCCCTCCAGCAGCCAGCTGCTCTCGGACCAGGTGATGCGCGAGCTCGAAAAGCTCGACGTCACGACGGAGACGGTCCGCGTGGCCGACCACAACGTGCTCACCGGGATGGGCATCGACCTGGGGGACGGCGACGACTGGCCCGCCCTGCGGGAGAAGGTCCTCCAGGCCGACATCCTCCTGATCGCCACCCCCATCTGGCTGGGGCACCCCTCCAGCGTCTGTCAGCTCGTCCTCGAACGGCTCAACATGGAGTCGTCGGAAACCGACGACCAGGGCCGCCCGCTCGTCTTCGGCAAGGTCGCCGCCGTCGCCGTCGTCGGCAACGAGGACGGGGCCCACAAGGTCAGCGCCGACGTGTTCCAAGGACTGAACGACATCGGGTTCTCCCTGGCGCCCAATGCCGTCACCTACTGGGTCGGGGAAGCACAGCACGGCACCGACTACAAGGATCTGGACGAGACCCCCGAGGAAGTCGCGGACACCACGCACAGCCTCGCCGTCAACGCGGTGCACCTCGCCAAGCTGCTCAACGACAGCCCGTACCCGGCCGGCTGA
- a CDS encoding DUF6199 family natural product biosynthesis protein: protein MNHDGVVQAASDGNPAVVPLLCLFLIMGLVQVVRPQLLWKVNRNLQRGWVKDPDATEPTAKGYAMERAIGVIFLAGVVWMLVAQV, encoded by the coding sequence ATGAATCACGATGGGGTAGTTCAAGCCGCTTCTGATGGAAATCCAGCCGTCGTCCCGCTGCTGTGCCTCTTCCTGATCATGGGATTGGTGCAGGTGGTACGCCCGCAACTCTTGTGGAAGGTCAACAGGAACCTCCAGCGGGGCTGGGTGAAGGATCCCGACGCGACGGAACCCACCGCCAAGGGGTACGCGATGGAACGGGCGATCGGGGTGATCTTCCTGGCAGGCGTCGTGTGGATGCTGGTCGCGCAGGTCTGA
- a CDS encoding VOC family protein has protein sequence MNSYETPAEERVASGSVAGAPCWVSLTTRDLLAAQEFYHAVLGWDWRIGKLGDQYRFASVDGLPVAGVSVVEAMGLAPVAWTPFFATADANETVARSQERGGTTAVGPISFPPGRAALLADRDGAAFGVWEGQLVNNWEQWRRAAPVFVELYTRNAFDAAIFYAEVLDWASEAGCCEVHYEDEKVVLRNQGDVVARIHSGAVESAPDPAIRPHWQVHFTVADVAACAEAAQAHGGTVLQGGPGSTETVLSDPDGARFVVAEA, from the coding sequence ATGAACAGCTATGAGACACCTGCCGAGGAGCGTGTCGCCAGCGGCTCGGTGGCCGGCGCGCCCTGCTGGGTGAGCCTGACCACCCGCGATCTGCTCGCCGCGCAGGAGTTCTACCACGCCGTGCTGGGGTGGGACTGGCGCATCGGCAAGCTGGGCGATCAGTACAGGTTCGCGAGCGTGGACGGGCTTCCGGTGGCGGGCGTCTCCGTCGTGGAGGCCATGGGTCTCGCGCCGGTGGCGTGGACCCCCTTCTTCGCCACGGCCGACGCGAACGAGACCGTCGCCCGCAGCCAGGAGCGGGGCGGGACGACCGCCGTGGGCCCCATCTCCTTCCCGCCCGGACGGGCCGCGCTCCTTGCCGACCGTGACGGCGCCGCCTTCGGCGTCTGGGAGGGCCAGCTCGTGAACAACTGGGAGCAGTGGCGCCGTGCGGCCCCGGTCTTCGTGGAGCTCTACACCCGCAACGCCTTCGACGCGGCCATCTTCTACGCGGAAGTGCTCGACTGGGCGTCCGAGGCGGGCTGCTGCGAGGTCCACTACGAGGACGAGAAGGTCGTGCTGCGCAACCAGGGCGACGTGGTGGCCCGCATCCACTCGGGCGCGGTGGAGTCCGCCCCCGACCCCGCGATCCGGCCGCACTGGCAGGTCCACTTCACGGTCGCCGACGTGGCGGCGTGCGCCGAGGCGGCGCAGGCGCACGGCGGGACGGTCCTTCAGGGCGGGCCCGGGTCGACGGAGACCGTCCTCAGTGATCCCGACGGGGCGCGCTTCGTCGTAGCCGAGGCGTAG
- a CDS encoding helix-turn-helix domain-containing protein produces MPSSQQVTAWRPRVPGVVEVFHAHFTEHAYPMHVHDVWTLLIVDDGAVRYDLNRRERGTPGDTVSLLPPQVPHNGSPATAHGFRKRVVYLDAPVLDASLIGPAVDDPDITDPLLRRRIGQLHGALGRPGDELEAESRLALVGERLRGHLRPRARLPVPEPGRGVAHNLRELLDARVLDGVTLGEAAEEVRAHPTHLVRAFSAAFGIAPHQYLMARRVERARRLLLDGRPPAAVATEVGFYDQAHLNRHFKRVVGVPPGRYASATTKRAPSGSLRTVSVDPGPP; encoded by the coding sequence GTGCCGTCGTCGCAGCAGGTCACAGCGTGGCGCCCGCGGGTCCCGGGCGTCGTGGAGGTCTTCCACGCCCACTTCACCGAGCACGCGTACCCGATGCACGTGCACGACGTATGGACGCTGCTCATCGTCGACGACGGCGCGGTCCGCTACGACCTGAACCGACGCGAGCGCGGCACCCCGGGCGACACCGTGTCCCTGCTGCCGCCGCAGGTGCCCCACAACGGTTCCCCCGCCACGGCGCACGGCTTCCGCAAACGCGTGGTGTACCTGGACGCGCCCGTTCTCGACGCGAGCCTCATCGGCCCCGCGGTGGACGACCCGGACATCACCGATCCGCTGCTGCGCCGCCGTATCGGCCAGCTGCACGGCGCTCTGGGCCGGCCCGGCGACGAGCTGGAGGCGGAGAGCAGGCTGGCCCTCGTCGGCGAGCGGCTCCGCGGGCACCTGCGGCCCCGTGCCCGGCTCCCCGTCCCGGAGCCGGGCCGGGGAGTGGCGCACAACCTGCGGGAGCTGCTCGACGCGCGCGTACTGGACGGCGTGACGCTGGGGGAGGCCGCGGAGGAAGTGCGGGCGCACCCCACCCACCTGGTGCGCGCGTTCAGCGCGGCCTTCGGCATCGCCCCGCACCAGTACCTGATGGCGCGCAGGGTCGAGCGTGCACGGCGGCTCCTCCTCGACGGCAGGCCGCCCGCGGCGGTGGCGACGGAGGTCGGCTTCTACGACCAGGCCCACCTGAACCGGCACTTCAAACGTGTCGTGGGCGTGCCGCCCGGCCGCTACGCCTCGGCTACGACGAAGCGCGCCCCGTCGGGATCACTGAGGACGGTCTCCGTCGACCCGGGCCCGCCCTGA
- a CDS encoding DUF2000 domain-containing protein, which yields MTTNTDTQNAPVRFDTKIAVVLRDDLETWQRLNVTAFLVSGLGTRNPEVVGEPYADADGTPYLPMFRQPVMVFEGTKEVVTAAHRRALSRDLPRSVFTSDLFATGNDRDNRAAVRAVPADQLDVVGMAVYGPRNAVDKVLKGARMHG from the coding sequence ATGACGACGAACACCGACACACAGAACGCACCCGTCCGTTTCGACACCAAGATCGCCGTGGTGCTGCGCGACGACCTGGAGACCTGGCAGCGGCTGAACGTCACCGCGTTCCTGGTCAGCGGCCTGGGCACCCGGAACCCGGAGGTGGTCGGCGAGCCGTACGCGGACGCCGACGGCACCCCGTACCTGCCGATGTTCCGCCAGCCGGTCATGGTCTTCGAAGGAACGAAGGAGGTGGTGACGGCGGCGCACCGCCGTGCGCTGAGCCGTGATCTGCCCCGGTCGGTCTTCACCTCCGACCTCTTCGCCACCGGCAACGACCGGGACAACCGCGCCGCGGTGCGGGCCGTGCCCGCGGATCAGCTGGATGTGGTGGGCATGGCGGTGTACGGCCCCCGCAACGCGGTCGACAAGGTGCTGAAGGGCGCCCGTATGCACGGCTGA
- a CDS encoding APC family permease, whose product MADTSTEPGTPLRRTLTTTLLYFFILGDVLGAGVYVLVGQVAAESGPAVWLPLAVALGLALLTAASYAELATRFPRAGGASHYATLAYGPFVGFLAGFCMLAAGVVSVGALARGFAGDYLAEFVSLPVALVAVVFLGALALLNLRGISESTRANAVATVIEVGGLVLVIGLGAWVLARGDGDIGRLADVGTEGSGPTAAVLSGAVLAYYSFVGFETSVNVAEETRDPRRSYPRALFGALITAGLVYVLVGCVAAAAVPTQTLVDSSGPLLEVVKEAGGVPPRVFSVVALVAVANGALLTGIMTSRLTFGMARDGLLPRALTRVLPGRRTPWAAIAATTALSLLLALTGSVATLASTLVLLLLVVFFIVNTAALVLRRTHPGHGETGRDHFRAPAVVPVLGALSCVVLATQVEAEVWLRGLIVFAVGCVLATCVTLRRRSRKQE is encoded by the coding sequence ATGGCAGACACGTCGACGGAGCCCGGCACCCCGCTCCGGCGGACCCTCACCACCACGCTCCTTTACTTCTTCATCCTCGGCGACGTCCTGGGCGCCGGGGTCTACGTGCTGGTGGGGCAGGTCGCCGCGGAGTCCGGCCCCGCGGTGTGGCTGCCGCTCGCCGTGGCTCTGGGGCTCGCCCTGCTGACCGCCGCGTCCTACGCGGAGCTGGCCACCCGCTTCCCGCGCGCCGGAGGCGCCTCCCACTACGCCACGCTCGCGTACGGGCCCTTCGTGGGGTTCCTCGCCGGCTTCTGCATGCTCGCGGCCGGCGTCGTCTCGGTGGGGGCGCTGGCGCGCGGGTTCGCGGGAGACTATCTGGCCGAATTCGTCTCCCTGCCCGTCGCCCTGGTCGCGGTCGTGTTCCTGGGCGCCCTCGCGCTCCTCAATCTGCGCGGCATCAGCGAATCCACCCGGGCCAACGCCGTCGCCACCGTCATCGAGGTCGGCGGACTCGTCCTCGTCATCGGGCTCGGCGCATGGGTCCTGGCCCGCGGCGACGGTGACATCGGCCGCCTCGCCGACGTCGGTACGGAAGGCAGCGGCCCCACCGCGGCCGTGCTGAGCGGCGCCGTCCTCGCCTACTACTCCTTCGTCGGCTTCGAGACGTCCGTCAACGTGGCGGAGGAGACCCGCGACCCGCGCCGCTCCTACCCCCGCGCCCTGTTCGGCGCCCTGATCACCGCCGGACTGGTGTACGTCCTGGTCGGCTGCGTCGCCGCGGCGGCCGTGCCCACGCAGACCCTGGTGGACAGCAGCGGCCCGCTGCTCGAAGTCGTCAAGGAGGCCGGCGGCGTACCGCCACGCGTGTTCAGCGTCGTGGCCCTGGTCGCCGTGGCCAACGGCGCGCTGCTCACGGGCATCATGACCTCACGCCTCACCTTCGGCATGGCACGCGACGGTCTGCTGCCCCGCGCCCTGACCCGCGTGCTGCCCGGACGCCGCACCCCGTGGGCCGCGATCGCCGCGACGACCGCGCTCTCCCTGCTCCTCGCCCTGACGGGCAGCGTCGCCACGCTCGCCTCCACGCTGGTGCTCCTGCTCTTGGTCGTCTTCTTCATCGTGAACACGGCCGCGCTCGTCCTGCGGCGCACGCACCCCGGCCACGGGGAGACCGGCCGCGACCACTTCCGGGCCCCCGCCGTCGTGCCCGTGCTCGGCGCCCTGTCCTGCGTGGTCCTCGCGACACAGGTCGAGGCGGAGGTGTGGCTTCGGGGGCTGATCGTGTTCGCCGTCGGCTGCGTACTCGCCACCTGTGTCACCCTGCGCCGCCGATCGAGGAAGCAGGAGTAG
- a CDS encoding ATP-binding protein, translating into MSDQRSSVGEFLSVSAAFEESGEIGAARDLARRFLTDVQAVHGLPVSVGAMGTVQLVVSEMVTNARKYAPGPSLLTLDVRSGAVEISVWDSSTALPAILPPDPSRIGQHGLEIVMALSRSFTVHREPVGKRITAVIELAENSPL; encoded by the coding sequence ATGAGCGACCAGCGATCGTCGGTGGGCGAGTTCCTGTCGGTGTCCGCGGCCTTCGAGGAGAGCGGGGAGATCGGCGCCGCCCGTGATCTGGCCCGCAGGTTTCTGACGGACGTGCAGGCCGTGCACGGGCTGCCGGTCTCGGTCGGGGCGATGGGCACGGTGCAGTTGGTGGTCAGCGAGATGGTGACCAACGCCCGCAAGTACGCGCCCGGACCTTCGCTGCTGACCCTGGACGTGCGGTCCGGCGCCGTCGAGATCAGCGTGTGGGACAGCAGCACCGCGCTGCCTGCGATCCTGCCGCCGGACCCGAGCCGCATCGGGCAGCACGGTCTGGAGATCGTCATGGCACTGAGCCGGAGCTTCACGGTGCACCGCGAACCGGTGGGCAAGCGGATCACCGCGGTGATCGAGCTGGCGGAGAACTCCCCGCTCTGA
- a CDS encoding PP2C family protein-serine/threonine phosphatase, with translation MTSIVSAVPDEQMYRVLLIEDDQGDALLVEELLHDTGLRFELTTRTTLAEARAELSGSPIDCVLLDLHLPDVSGIDAVTAVRHLAPHTAVIVLTGLSEAQAGANAMAAGAQDYLVKGKVDGDLLHRTVRYAVYRSKTERTNAEAQAARLRAEENARLERGLLPQPILDTSTVRVTTRYLPGAAWALLGGDFLDVVEGDDGLLHAVVGDVSGHGPDAAALGVFLRIAWRSLVLGGHRGNDLLHLMERILIAERGSQHLFATCTLLTLDQSTATATLHLAGHHEPLLTTGTGTQELAAAHGIALGVVPGLRRWPSTVVPLPASGALTLYTDGLTEGHNGATGERLGVDGLLELIGGLPTADPAEHVDRLIEETHALNAGRHSDDLAVLRLDWGSGGTPGRE, from the coding sequence ATGACCTCAATCGTCTCAGCCGTCCCTGACGAGCAGATGTACCGCGTCCTGCTGATCGAGGACGACCAGGGCGACGCCCTGCTCGTCGAGGAGCTCCTCCACGACACGGGACTGCGGTTCGAGCTGACCACGCGTACGACACTGGCCGAGGCGCGCGCCGAACTGTCCGGCAGCCCCATCGACTGTGTCCTGCTCGACCTGCACCTGCCCGACGTCTCCGGCATCGACGCCGTCACGGCGGTCCGGCACCTGGCACCGCACACCGCGGTGATCGTCCTGACCGGGCTCTCCGAGGCCCAGGCGGGCGCGAACGCGATGGCCGCCGGAGCCCAGGACTACCTGGTCAAGGGCAAGGTCGACGGGGACCTGCTGCACCGGACCGTGCGCTACGCGGTCTACCGCAGCAAGACCGAACGTACGAACGCCGAGGCCCAGGCCGCCCGGCTGCGGGCGGAGGAGAACGCACGCCTGGAGCGCGGCCTGCTGCCCCAGCCCATCCTCGACACCTCGACGGTCAGGGTCACCACGCGCTATCTGCCCGGTGCCGCTTGGGCGCTGCTCGGCGGTGACTTCCTCGACGTCGTGGAGGGCGACGACGGGCTGCTGCACGCCGTCGTGGGCGACGTCAGCGGGCACGGCCCCGACGCCGCCGCACTGGGTGTCTTCCTGCGCATCGCCTGGCGGTCGCTCGTGCTCGGCGGGCATCGCGGCAACGACCTGCTGCACCTGATGGAGCGCATCCTGATCGCCGAGCGCGGCAGCCAGCACCTGTTCGCGACGTGCACGCTCCTGACCCTCGACCAGAGCACCGCCACGGCCACGCTCCACCTGGCGGGGCACCACGAACCCCTGCTCACCACCGGGACGGGCACCCAGGAACTGGCGGCCGCGCACGGCATCGCCCTCGGCGTCGTCCCAGGACTGCGCAGGTGGCCCTCCACCGTCGTCCCGCTCCCGGCGTCCGGCGCCCTGACCCTCTACACCGACGGACTCACCGAGGGACACAACGGGGCCACGGGCGAACGGCTCGGCGTGGACGGGCTGCTCGAACTCATCGGGGGCCTGCCGACGGCGGACCCGGCCGAGCACGTCGACCGCCTCATCGAGGAGACGCACGCACTGAACGCCGGACGGCACTCCGACGACCTCGCGGTGCTGCGGCTGGACTGGGGGAGTGGCGGCACACCCGGCCGGGAGTAG
- a CDS encoding sensor histidine kinase, giving the protein MTGEEGRPRVGALSTWTTRRWLRVGVALSLAILTLLGATGAWVLSRTATISRDLVDVRSPALTTAIRLETAILNQETGIRGYGLTGTPEFIAPYRRGLVEQKASTARLADLLEDDSEGRKNLSAVREAVAGWQERFARPVAAAPPGAPSSLASERAAEGKKAFDRVRDALDVQQERLRTERARARDDLMATTTLRNWVFVSIGALILLLTALVFDGLRRGINRPLEQLGAEARTIAGGEFDHAITPTGPADLRRLSAEIDFMRRRLVRELAYSEEARLRLDAQAAELQRSNAELEQFAYVASHDLQEPLRKVSSFTQLLQRRYAGQLDARADQYIDFAVDGANRMQVLINDLLDFSRVGRLHNAQQSVDLDTVLDRTLSTLSVAIEESGATVTHDPLPTLIADPTQMGMLWQNLIGNAVKFRRAGTPPEIRVTAEREGDLWRFTVADNGIGIEPDYAEKVFVIFQRLHTKDAYSGSGIGLAMCKKIVEFHGGTIAVDPEYTKGARLVFTLAPEPPEVIGPSTLPEATRAGAEHAP; this is encoded by the coding sequence ATGACCGGCGAAGAAGGGCGGCCGCGCGTGGGAGCGCTCTCCACGTGGACGACACGGAGATGGCTCCGTGTCGGGGTGGCCTTGTCCCTGGCGATCCTGACGCTGCTCGGGGCCACGGGAGCGTGGGTCCTTTCGCGCACCGCCACCATCAGCAGAGACCTGGTCGATGTCCGTTCACCCGCGCTGACCACCGCGATCCGCCTGGAAACGGCCATCCTCAACCAGGAGACCGGAATTCGGGGGTACGGGCTCACCGGCACGCCGGAGTTCATCGCGCCCTACCGGCGCGGCCTCGTCGAACAGAAGGCGAGCACGGCCCGCCTCGCCGACCTGCTGGAGGACGACTCCGAGGGCAGGAAGAACCTGTCGGCCGTGCGGGAGGCCGTCGCGGGCTGGCAGGAGAGGTTCGCCCGGCCGGTCGCCGCGGCGCCGCCCGGCGCGCCCTCGTCGCTGGCCTCCGAACGGGCCGCGGAGGGCAAGAAGGCCTTCGACCGGGTGCGGGACGCGCTCGACGTCCAGCAGGAGCGGCTGCGCACCGAACGGGCCCGGGCGAGGGACGACCTGATGGCCACGACCACCCTGCGCAACTGGGTGTTCGTCTCCATCGGGGCCCTCATCCTCCTCCTCACCGCTCTTGTATTCGACGGGTTGCGCCGCGGCATCAACCGGCCGCTGGAGCAACTCGGCGCGGAGGCCCGGACCATCGCCGGGGGAGAGTTCGACCACGCCATCACCCCGACGGGCCCCGCCGACCTGCGCCGGCTCAGCGCCGAGATCGACTTCATGCGCCGGCGACTCGTGCGCGAACTGGCCTACAGCGAGGAGGCGCGCCTGCGCCTGGACGCGCAGGCCGCGGAACTGCAGCGCTCCAACGCGGAACTGGAGCAGTTCGCGTACGTCGCCTCCCACGATCTCCAGGAGCCGCTGCGCAAGGTCTCCAGCTTCACCCAGCTCCTCCAGCGGCGTTACGCGGGACAGCTCGACGCCAGGGCGGACCAGTACATCGACTTCGCGGTCGACGGGGCGAACCGCATGCAGGTCCTCATCAACGACCTGCTCGACTTCTCCCGGGTGGGGCGACTGCACAACGCCCAACAGAGCGTCGACCTCGACACGGTGCTGGACCGCACCCTGTCCACGCTGAGCGTCGCCATCGAGGAGTCCGGCGCGACGGTCACCCACGATCCGCTGCCGACGCTGATCGCCGACCCCACCCAGATGGGCATGCTCTGGCAGAACCTCATCGGCAACGCCGTCAAGTTCCGCCGGGCGGGCACACCGCCGGAGATCCGCGTGACGGCGGAGCGGGAGGGCGACCTGTGGCGCTTCACCGTCGCCGACAACGGCATCGGCATCGAACCGGACTACGCCGAGAAGGTCTTCGTCATCTTCCAGCGGCTGCACACCAAGGACGCCTACAGCGGCAGCGGCATCGGCCTCGCGATGTGCAAGAAGATCGTCGAATTCCACGGCGGCACCATCGCAGTGGACCCGGAGTACACCAAGGGCGCCCGTCTCGTCTTCACCCTGGCGCCCGAGCCCCCGGAAGTCATCGGCCCATCCACCCTGCCGGAAGCCACCCGCGCCGGCGCGGAGCACGCACCATGA
- a CDS encoding response regulator: protein MSGMNFELRATPQETAAIADSAVGAVAQRLAWQLLDGPEHPAASDDPAQALLLLHVLDQLQQATERLQREAAGAAAEAGAGYPQIGAACGMTRQGARRRWPGLFHHSPDKRTERSMMTTPARPFDVLLVEDDVADAMLIEEALSERGARNLVQVTDGVAALEHLRTPGTPRPDLIVLDLNMPRMNGRDLLKVLKADEDLQTIPVVVLTTSTAPEDVTGAYSSHANAYVTKPVNLEEFETAVQSIDAFYLDTATRPRP, encoded by the coding sequence ATGTCAGGCATGAATTTCGAGTTGCGAGCCACTCCGCAGGAGACGGCCGCCATCGCCGACTCGGCGGTCGGCGCTGTCGCGCAACGCCTCGCCTGGCAACTCCTCGACGGACCCGAGCACCCGGCGGCATCGGACGACCCGGCGCAGGCGCTGCTCCTGCTCCATGTGCTCGACCAGTTGCAGCAGGCCACCGAGCGGCTCCAGCGGGAGGCCGCCGGGGCCGCCGCCGAAGCGGGCGCCGGCTACCCGCAGATCGGCGCCGCGTGCGGCATGACCCGCCAGGGCGCACGGCGTCGCTGGCCGGGGCTCTTTCACCACTCCCCCGACAAACGCACGGAGCGTTCCATGATGACGACCCCCGCCCGCCCCTTCGACGTCCTGCTGGTCGAAGACGACGTCGCCGACGCGATGCTCATCGAGGAGGCACTCTCCGAGCGCGGGGCCCGCAACCTGGTTCAGGTCACCGACGGCGTCGCCGCCCTCGAGCACCTGCGCACCCCGGGCACCCCGCGGCCCGACCTCATCGTCCTCGACCTCAACATGCCGCGCATGAACGGCCGGGACCTCCTGAAGGTCCTCAAGGCGGACGAGGACCTGCAGACCATCCCCGTCGTCGTCCTCACCACGTCCACCGCCCCGGAGGACGTGACCGGTGCGTACAGCAGTCACGCCAACGCCTATGTGACGAAGCCCGTCAACCTGGAGGAGTTCGAGACGGCCGTGCAGAGCATCGACGCCTTCTACCTCGACACCGCCACCCGGCCCCGCCCCTGA